The genomic stretch ATATGCGAAGTATTTTATTGGTAATAGTTATCTCGCACCGGTTTCTCGTGAGCAAGTTGCGATTTCCAATGTTACTTTTGAACCGCGTTGCCGCAATAATTGGCATATCCATCGTGCAACGAAAGGTGGCGGACAAATGCTTATCGGTGTTGCCGGACGTGGTTGGTATCAGGAGGAAGGTAAGACTCCCGTGGAGATTTTGCCCGGTACGGTCATCCATATTCCGGCCAACGTGAAACATTGGCATGGGGCAGCCGCTGATAGTTGGTTCGCTCATTTGGCCTTCGAGGTTCCCGGAGAGAAAACCTCCAACGAGTGGCTCGAACCGGTTACGGATGAAGAGTACAATAAACTAGAACAGGCTAAATGATGATTATTTTCCCTGATCCTGCTATTTTTTAGTACGTTCTTTATATATTTGGAAAAAATGAACGAAGAGGTCCTAAAAAATACAAATATATGATTACAGATATTCGTTTGAGAAGCCAGCAGTTGGTGAACCCGGCTTTTGATGATCCCAAGGAGCTTGTGGCATGGATGGGTGCATTGCAGGGACAGGAGTATAGTATGGCGAAGTGGGCTGTGGGCTTGCGGTTGAAGAAACCGGACATTCGGAAGGTGGAGGCAGCTTTGGAGAAGGGGGAGATATTGAGGACTCACGTGTTGCGTCCGACTTGGCATCTGGTGGTGGCGGAGGATATTCGGTGGATGTTGAAGTTGTCAGTCAGGCGGGTGAAACTGGCGTATGATTCGTATTGGAAGAATCACGGAATATCGGAGGAATTATATATCAAGGGCCATGATGTGATCGTAAGAGTTTTGGAAGGGAATAGATATTTAACTCGGCAGGAGATTGGTGAGGAATTGAATCGGGCGGGAGTTATCGTGGGGGATGATTTGGTGAAATATTTTTTAGGGAGAGCGGAAGTTGATGGTGTTGTTTGTAATGGAGTAGATAAAGGGAGTAAACGGACTTACGCTTTACTGGATGAACGGGTTCCCCCTATGAAGGAGTTGCATAAGGAAGAGGCTTTGGCGAAGTTGGCAATAAAATATTTCAGGAGTCATTCCCCTGCTAGTTTACAGGATTTTATCTGGTGGTCAGGGTTGTCTATAACAGAAGCGAAGCAGGCGGTTGGGTTGATTGATTCAGAACTGATCACGGAAAGAATGGGGGAGACGGATTGGTTAATCCATAATTCATGTGCAAGGAATGTACGGGCGAAGCAAGTGGTACATTTGTTACCTTCGTATGACGAGTATCTCATCAGTTATAAAGATCGTTCGATGGTGTTGGCACCGGAGTATTACAGGAAAGCTTTTAATACCTTTGGTATTTTCTATCCGGTGATTCTGTATAATGGGAAAATTGTCGGGAATTGGAATAAGTCTGCTAAAAAGAAACAATTCGGGATAGAATCTTCATTCTTTATACCGGGCATCGAGGTGGATGAGGGAGAGTTGGATAAGGCAAAAGAAAGGTTTAGAGTGTTTAGTAGCGGGAGGAATGACTGATGCCGGATCAGTCGAGATGTCGATACGGATGTGTGAACAGGAGCAACAGGAGAGAAGCGGGAAATTCGTCCCGTAAGGTTTTTAGGCCTGTCGTGATGTGAGTTTTCACTGTATTCACCGAAATATTTAATTCTTCGGCAATTTCTTTATACTTTTTACATTCGATAAAACTGAGTTTCATCACTTGCGAGCAACGTTCGGGGAGGAGTTCGATGCGGGCTAGGATGCGTTCTAATAATTCTTCTCGGGCGGGATCATCCGATAACGTGTAAGTCGGATCGTCTGCAAGATGTTGACGCACGTGGTTGTTCTGAATCTTTTTATGTTCCAGATAGTTCAACGCCCGGTTGCGGGTGAGGTTAAACAGATAGGGAAACATGGGGCGAGTGAAATCAATGGAGTCCCAGTGATACCACAAACTAAGGAACACGTCATGTACAATGTCTTTGGAGGCATCCAAGTCATTTACTAAACTCATGGCATGGAAACATAGGGCACGATAGTGTTGCTTGAATAATTGTTCAAACACTAGGCTACACTGTTTATTATCTTGCACACGTTCCATAATCCAACTTTGGTTGTTCGCAAAGTTAGGAAAAGTGAAATTAAAAACAAAATAGCCCTCGATACGTATTCCTGTTTTTTTAATTAATTTTGGCGTTCAAAGATAAGATTATGGAATGGTTGACTAGTTTATTAACAGAACATTCAGTGATTCAAGCTGTAATAGTGGTTTCGCTGGTATCTGCTGTGGGGTTGGCTTTAGGGAAAATCAGTATGTGGGGCGTGTCGCTAGGAGTAACTTTCGTGTTTTTCGTGGGCATCGTGGCAGGGCATTTCGGATTGTCGATCGATCCGCAGATGTTGAATTACGCGGAGAGTTTCGGGTTGATTATCTTCGTGTATGCCTTGGGGGTACAGGTGGGACCTGGTTTTTTCTCTTCCTTGGGAAAAGGTGGATTGAAATTGAACATGTTAGCCATGTTGGTGGTTTTGTTGGGGATCGTGATGACTTTGGGATTTCATTGGACCACGGGGGTATCTTTGCCGGATATGGTGGGAATTCTGAGTGGTGCAGTGACAAATACGCCTGCATTGGGAGCGGCTCAGCAAACTTTGAAACAGTTGAATGATCCCGCTATTCAGCAATCGGATTTGGCTTTGGGGTGTGCCGTGGCTTACCCGTTGGGAGTGGTGGGTGTGATTCTTGCCGTTATTTTGGTGCGTAAACTTTTCGCATCCAGTATATTTTTCAAGAAAAGCGATGAAGATAGTCACAAGAAGACGGTAGTCATAGGTTTTCTTGTGAGTAATCCCGGTGTGTTCGGTAAGACCATCCAAGAGATCGCCCGGCAATCGTCGAAGAAGTTCGTGGTTTCCCGGTTGTGGAGGGATGAGAAGGTGATTATTCCGGCATCCGATACGATGGTGAAAGAGGGGGACTGTTTGCTGATGATTACGACAGAAGGAGATGTAGAGGCATTGACCATGTTGATTGGGAAGCGGGATACGAGGGATTGGAATAAGGAAGATATTGACTGGGACGCTATTGATAGTCAGTTGGTATCCCACCGGATCGTGATTACCCGGTCGGAGATTAACGGGAAGCGATTAGGGGCGTTGCGATTGAGAAATCAATATGGGATAAATATAACCCGCATTTATCGGGCAGGTATCGTGTTGTTGCCTACGCCGGACCTGACCTTGCAGTTGGGTGATCGGTTGACGGTGGTCGGGGAGGAATCGGCTATTGCAAAGGTGGAGAACGTGGTGGGGAATGCCGTGAAGGATTTGGACGAGCCTAATTTGGTGGCCGTTTTTATCGGGATGGTATTGGGATTGTTGTTGGGATCGATTCCTTTGACGATTCCGGGCATTAGTTTTCCGGTAAAGTTAGGTTTGGCCGGGGGACCTATTGTGATGGGGATTCTCGTGGGGGCTTTCGGTCCCCGGATTCACATGGTGACTTACACGACAATCAGTGCCAACTTGATGTTACGGGCGCTGGGGCTTTCCATGTATTTAGCTTGTTTGGGATTGGATGCGGGAACTCATTTCTTCGAAACCGTGTTCCGTCCGGAAGGGGCATTGTGGGTTGGATTGGGATTTGCCATTACGGTGATTCCGGTGATCCTTGTAGCGGCTGTGTCCATTAAATGGATGAAGATTGATTTCGGTTCGGTGGCCGGGATGTTGTGTGGGAGTATGTCGAACCCGATGGCATTGAATTATGTGAATAGCACGGTGGATAGTGACACACCTTCGGTGGCTTACGCAACAGTTTACCCGTTGACGATGTTCGTGAGGGTCATTATGGCACAGGTGATTTTAATGCTATTTTTGTAAGTAAGGAGGTCAAATACTCGTAATTCGTCAATAGTATACAATCATTTCTTGTGAAAACGTTAAAGTAGAATATGTTGCTGGTATAGGATTTGATGCAACTTAAGTGTTGTTCATGGTAAGGTTGTAACTAAATGTTACGATATTCCGTAAACATATATTCAAACAATGTGAAATGTCAGGAAAAGAAATTCATACGAAAGAGACTTTCCAAGTTTTGGGCATGAGTTGTGCTGTTTGCGCTTTGAATGTGGAAACAACACTCGGTGCTCAAGAGGGAGTTTACGAGGCAAAGGTAAATTTTGCCGGTTCAACCGTTTTAGTGGATTATAATCCGCGGGTGATTACACCCGTGGAACTTCAAAAGGCCGTGGAGTCTGCCGGTTACGAGCTGGTGGTAGAAAACACGGAAGATACGGATCAAGCGGATCGTTTACAGCGGGAAGAGTTTCTCGTGTTAAAACGAAAGACGATCGGGGCTATTGTTTTGGCGGTACCCGTGTTCGTGATCGGTATGTTTTTTATGCATATGCCTTATGGTAATTGGATTATGCTGGCTTTTACCATTCCGGTGATGGCATTTTTCGGACGGGACTTTTTTGTTCATGCCTATATGCAGTTGAAACACGGACGTGCGAATATGGACACGTTGGTGGCTGTCAGTACGGGCGTGGCGTTTTTGTTCAGTCTGTTCAACACGATTTGGCCGGAATACTGGACGAGTCGGGGATTGGAGGCTCACGTGTACTATGAGGCGGCGGCTGTGATCATTGCTTTGATTTTGTTGGGGCGTTTGCTGGAGGCAAAGGCTAAGTTCAGTACCTCGACCGCGATAAAGAAATTGATGGGGTTACAACCCAAAACGGTGACTAAAATTCTTGCCGACGGCAGCGAAGAGGAGGTGCTTATCCGTGAGGTAGTGGTCGGAGATGTGCTGGTCGTGAAACCGGGAGAAAAGATTCCGGTGGATGGAGAAGTGACGGAAGGATCTTCTTTTGTCGACGAGAGCATGATTACCGGGGAGTCGATACCCGTGGAGAAGGTGAAAGGACAACCCGTGTATGCCGGAACGATAAACGAGAAGGGAAGTTTCCGCTTCCGTGCCGATAAGGTGGGGGGAGAAACCGTGTTGGCCAATATTATCCGAATGGTGCAGGAGGCACAGGGAAGTAAAGCTCCCGTGCAGAAACTGGTGGACCGTATTGCCGGAATTTTTGTTCCGGTAGTGATGGGGATCGCGGTGATCACGTTTATCGTGTGGATGCTGATAGGCGGAGACCTTGCTTTTACTCATGCTTTGCTGACGTCCATCACGGTGCTGGTTATTGCCTGCCCGTGTGCGCTGGGATTGGCGACGCCGACAGCGATCATGGTCGGGATCGGTAAAGGGGCGGAACATAATATACTGATCAAGGATGCGGAGAGTTTGGAACTGATGTACCGGGTGAATGCGATCGTGCTGGATAAGACGGGAACGATCACCGAGGGAAAACCTGTCGTGACGGATATTCACTGGACTCCGGGGGCGGAAGACGAGCGTTACCAATCCATCCTTTTGGAGATCGAACGGCGTTCGGAACATCCGCTGGCAGATGCCGTGGTGCAGAAGTTTAAGGAGAGGGTCGTGAATGAAATATTAGTTTCGGATTTCGAAAATCAGACCGGTAAAGGGGTGACGGCAAAAGTCGGGGATAAGGTATATCTTGTCGGTAACCGGGCTTTGTTGGAAGTGAATCATGTTGTTTTAGACGATGATAACGAGAAACTTGCCGTCCGGTGGGAAGGAGACGGTAAAACGGTTGTCTTTTTTGCCGGAGAGGGCCGGGTGTTGGCATTGGTTGCCGTTGCCGATAAGATCAAGGAGAGTTCTCGTCAGGCGGTTGCGACGCTGCATGAAAAAGGAATTGATGTTTATATGCTGACCGGGGATAATGCCTTGACGGCTCGTGCCGTGGCAGATCAGGTGGGCATTCGTCATTTTAAGGCCGAAGTGATGCCGGGTGAGAAGGCTAATTTCGTGGAGGCTTTACAGCACGAAGGGAAAGTGGTGGCAATGGTGGGTGACGGGATCAATGATTCGCAGGCATTGGCTCAGGCCGACGTGAGTATTGCCATGGGGAAAGGGTCGGATATTGCCGTGGACGTGGCAAAGGTGACATTGATTACTTCCGATCTGAACGTGATTCCCCGTGCTATCGTGCTTTCGCGTCAGACGGTGCGGGCGATTCGACAAAATTTGTTCTGGGCGTTTATTTATAATATAATTGGTATTCCTTTAGCGGCAGGGGTGTTGTACGGGATCAACGGTTTTTTACTCAACCCGATGATTGCGGCTGCCGCGATGGCTTTCAGTTCGGTGTCCGTGGTGACTAATAGTTTGAGAATTAAATGGAAGAAATTGTAGCTATTATATAAACCAATAAAAGAAAGCAACATGGAAAAAAAGTTTAGATTTAAGACAACGTTGAAATGCAGTGGCTGCGTATCGAAAGTCACTCCGTTTTTGAATAGTTTGAGAGACGTGACGGAATGGAGCGTGGATTTGCAACATCCGGACAAGGTGCTGACGGTTATGTTGAAGACCGGAGACACGCACTCGGTGAAGAAGGCGTTCGAGAACGCGGGGTATAAAGTTGAAGAGTTCAGATAGACGATGTTAGTTATTTTATCACCGGCCAAGACCATGGATATGTCCGTGGTGGAACAGGAGTTTCCGGGTACTACCCCGGAGTACGCGGAAGAAGCGGAATATCTGGCAGGGCAAATGCGCCGCTTTTCCGAGTCCCAGTTAGAGAAAATATTGAAGATCAGTTCTAAGCTGGCTGCGGAGAATTACGAACGTTATCAGAGGTTCGGTTCACTTTCGAATCCTCGCAAACAGGCTTTGTTTGCTTATAACGGGAGTGTCTTCAAAGCTATAGATCCGAATTCTTTTTCTTTAGAGGACTTGAAGTATGCCCAAGATCGTGTTCGGATTATCTCAACACTTTATGGTTTGGTGCGTCCATTGGATTTGATTCAGGCCTACCGGATTGCGTTTGCCGTGAAGTTAGATGGGGCGAACCTGTACGATTATTGGGTTCCGAAGCTGACAACTCCATTATTGGAAGATGTGCGTAAGGTTGGAGGGATTATGGTGAATTTGGCCAGTATGGATATTCAGGGAGCGTTGAAGATGGACGAGTTGAGGAAACAGGTAAGGGTGATTACACCGGAATTTCAAGAATGGCGGGATGGTAAATACGAAACGGTTCGTACTTATGCCAAGATTGCACGGGGGACGATGACGAGATATGTCGTAATGAACCGTGTTGAGGAACCCGAGGAGTTGAAGGCTTTCAACTGGGATGGGTACACGTTTAATGCTGACCTTTCGGATGAGGAACATTATTTCTTTACCCGAATAAAGAAGTAAAACAGAAAGAGTTGCGGGTACATATTTCATGTTGCCTCCCAGTCTGCAACTTTTTCTAAAATATTTGGTCAGGAAAGAAACAAAAAAGGCTTTTTGTAGGTATATCTAACCGTAATAATTAATCTGATTTAACTATGAAAGAACGAGAGATAGAACCGGGAACACCTGAAATCAATAAAAAGTATTCCATTGTAGTTGATAGAAAAGGGCCTTACTTGGTGTATGGTCATCCGCTTTTAAAGCAACAGTTTATCGTGCAGAATGACGAGGGAAGTTCCTGGTCATACCGGGATGGGGTTGAGTACGATATGAATGATGAACCCACGGCTTTATGTCGCTGTGGGGCTTCTGCCAATAAACCGTATTGCGACGGGGCGCACTTGAACACGAATTGGGACCCCTCGTTAACGGCAGATAATATTCCTTTATTGAAAGATGCCGATGTGGTTGACGGGCCCACGC from Butyricimonas virosa encodes the following:
- a CDS encoding winged helix DNA-binding domain-containing protein — encoded protein: MITDIRLRSQQLVNPAFDDPKELVAWMGALQGQEYSMAKWAVGLRLKKPDIRKVEAALEKGEILRTHVLRPTWHLVVAEDIRWMLKLSVRRVKLAYDSYWKNHGISEELYIKGHDVIVRVLEGNRYLTRQEIGEELNRAGVIVGDDLVKYFLGRAEVDGVVCNGVDKGSKRTYALLDERVPPMKELHKEEALAKLAIKYFRSHSPASLQDFIWWSGLSITEAKQAVGLIDSELITERMGETDWLIHNSCARNVRAKQVVHLLPSYDEYLISYKDRSMVLAPEYYRKAFNTFGIFYPVILYNGKIVGNWNKSAKKKQFGIESSFFIPGIEVDEGELDKAKERFRVFSSGRND
- a CDS encoding RNA polymerase sigma-70 factor; translation: MERVQDNKQCSLVFEQLFKQHYRALCFHAMSLVNDLDASKDIVHDVFLSLWYHWDSIDFTRPMFPYLFNLTRNRALNYLEHKKIQNNHVRQHLADDPTYTLSDDPAREELLERILARIELLPERCSQVMKLSFIECKKYKEIAEELNISVNTVKTHITTGLKTLRDEFPASLLLLLFTHPYRHLD
- a CDS encoding putative transporter, with protein sequence MEWLTSLLTEHSVIQAVIVVSLVSAVGLALGKISMWGVSLGVTFVFFVGIVAGHFGLSIDPQMLNYAESFGLIIFVYALGVQVGPGFFSSLGKGGLKLNMLAMLVVLLGIVMTLGFHWTTGVSLPDMVGILSGAVTNTPALGAAQQTLKQLNDPAIQQSDLALGCAVAYPLGVVGVILAVILVRKLFASSIFFKKSDEDSHKKTVVIGFLVSNPGVFGKTIQEIARQSSKKFVVSRLWRDEKVIIPASDTMVKEGDCLLMITTEGDVEALTMLIGKRDTRDWNKEDIDWDAIDSQLVSHRIVITRSEINGKRLGALRLRNQYGINITRIYRAGIVLLPTPDLTLQLGDRLTVVGEESAIAKVENVVGNAVKDLDEPNLVAVFIGMVLGLLLGSIPLTIPGISFPVKLGLAGGPIVMGILVGAFGPRIHMVTYTTISANLMLRALGLSMYLACLGLDAGTHFFETVFRPEGALWVGLGFAITVIPVILVAAVSIKWMKIDFGSVAGMLCGSMSNPMALNYVNSTVDSDTPSVAYATVYPLTMFVRVIMAQVILMLFL
- a CDS encoding heavy metal translocating P-type ATPase — encoded protein: MSGKEIHTKETFQVLGMSCAVCALNVETTLGAQEGVYEAKVNFAGSTVLVDYNPRVITPVELQKAVESAGYELVVENTEDTDQADRLQREEFLVLKRKTIGAIVLAVPVFVIGMFFMHMPYGNWIMLAFTIPVMAFFGRDFFVHAYMQLKHGRANMDTLVAVSTGVAFLFSLFNTIWPEYWTSRGLEAHVYYEAAAVIIALILLGRLLEAKAKFSTSTAIKKLMGLQPKTVTKILADGSEEEVLIREVVVGDVLVVKPGEKIPVDGEVTEGSSFVDESMITGESIPVEKVKGQPVYAGTINEKGSFRFRADKVGGETVLANIIRMVQEAQGSKAPVQKLVDRIAGIFVPVVMGIAVITFIVWMLIGGDLAFTHALLTSITVLVIACPCALGLATPTAIMVGIGKGAEHNILIKDAESLELMYRVNAIVLDKTGTITEGKPVVTDIHWTPGAEDERYQSILLEIERRSEHPLADAVVQKFKERVVNEILVSDFENQTGKGVTAKVGDKVYLVGNRALLEVNHVVLDDDNEKLAVRWEGDGKTVVFFAGEGRVLALVAVADKIKESSRQAVATLHEKGIDVYMLTGDNALTARAVADQVGIRHFKAEVMPGEKANFVEALQHEGKVVAMVGDGINDSQALAQADVSIAMGKGSDIAVDVAKVTLITSDLNVIPRAIVLSRQTVRAIRQNLFWAFIYNIIGIPLAAGVLYGINGFLLNPMIAAAAMAFSSVSVVTNSLRIKWKKL
- a CDS encoding heavy-metal-associated domain-containing protein, with product MEKKFRFKTTLKCSGCVSKVTPFLNSLRDVTEWSVDLQHPDKVLTVMLKTGDTHSVKKAFENAGYKVEEFR
- a CDS encoding YaaA family protein; this encodes MLVILSPAKTMDMSVVEQEFPGTTPEYAEEAEYLAGQMRRFSESQLEKILKISSKLAAENYERYQRFGSLSNPRKQALFAYNGSVFKAIDPNSFSLEDLKYAQDRVRIISTLYGLVRPLDLIQAYRIAFAVKLDGANLYDYWVPKLTTPLLEDVRKVGGIMVNLASMDIQGALKMDELRKQVRVITPEFQEWRDGKYETVRTYAKIARGTMTRYVVMNRVEEPEELKAFNWDGYTFNADLSDEEHYFFTRIKK